The Mycolicibacterium hassiacum DSM 44199 genome includes a window with the following:
- a CDS encoding ribonuclease HII → MPATWPPRTVIRKSSGLRTLESALYRNGLGPVAGVDEVGRGACAGPLVVAACVLGPNRRASLAALDDSKRLTAKERERLFPLIRRYALAYHIVYIPAAEVDRRGVHAANIEGMRRAVAGLSVRPGYVLSDGFRVPGLPMPSLPVVGGDAAAACIAAASVLAKVSRDRLMVKLEEEYPGYGFAEHKGYNTAAHNAALARLGPCAEHRRSFINVRRLVSVDGELVPADALDLEPEQQSRTG, encoded by the coding sequence GTGCCGGCGACGTGGCCTCCGCGAACGGTGATCCGGAAGTCTTCTGGCCTGCGCACGTTGGAGTCGGCCCTGTATCGCAACGGTCTGGGGCCGGTGGCCGGCGTCGACGAGGTCGGCCGAGGAGCCTGTGCGGGCCCGTTGGTGGTCGCGGCGTGTGTGCTGGGGCCCAACCGGCGGGCGAGCCTGGCCGCTCTCGACGACTCCAAGCGGCTGACCGCCAAGGAGCGCGAGCGGCTGTTCCCGCTGATCCGCCGGTACGCACTGGCCTACCACATCGTCTACATCCCGGCGGCCGAGGTCGACCGTCGCGGTGTGCACGCCGCCAACATCGAGGGCATGCGCCGCGCGGTGGCCGGGCTGTCGGTGCGACCGGGGTATGTGCTCTCCGACGGGTTCCGGGTGCCGGGACTGCCCATGCCGTCGCTGCCGGTGGTCGGCGGCGACGCGGCCGCGGCCTGCATCGCGGCGGCCAGTGTGCTCGCGAAGGTCAGCCGGGACCGGTTGATGGTCAAACTGGAGGAGGAGTACCCCGGCTACGGGTTCGCCGAGCACAAGGGGTACAACACCGCGGCACACAACGCGGCCCTGGCCAGGCTGGGGCCCTGCGCCGAACACCGCCGGTCGTTCATCAACGTGCGGCGGCTGGTGTCGGTGGACGGCGAACTGGTGCCCGCTGATGCGCTCGATCTGGAACCCGAGCAGCAGAGCCGAACCGGCTAG
- a CDS encoding DUF2469 domain-containing protein — protein MSAEDLEKYETEMELSLYREYKDIVGQFNYVVETERRFYLANSVELIPHNTDGEVYFELRLADAWVWDMYRPARFVKQVRVITFKDVNIEEVEKPELRLPD, from the coding sequence ATGAGTGCCGAGGATCTCGAAAAATACGAAACCGAGATGGAGCTCTCGCTCTACCGCGAGTACAAGGACATCGTCGGACAGTTCAACTACGTGGTAGAGACCGAGCGACGGTTCTATCTGGCCAACAGTGTGGAGCTCATACCGCACAACACCGACGGCGAGGTGTACTTCGAACTGCGCCTGGCCGACGCCTGGGTCTGGGACATGTACCGGCCGGCCCGGTTCGTCAAGCAGGTCCGGGTGATCACCTTCAAGGACGTCAACATCGAAGAGGTGGAGAAGCCCGAGCTGCGCCTTCCCGACTGA